The Limisphaerales bacterium DNA window TTTTGATTTGCGCGAGAATTTTCGGGTTTGCTTCGGCCACATTGTGGGCTTCGCTAATGTCTTGTTTCAAATTGTACAATTCCCACGGCGAATTAGGGCGCGGGCGCACCGCTTTCCAATCGCCCATCCGCACGGCGGTTTGGTTGCCGAGTTCCCAGTAGAGATATTTGTGTTGGGGTTGTTTTTTGCCGAGAAGCTCGGGGAGGATTGAAATGCCATCGGTATCTTTCACGGCGCGGGTGCCGGTAATTTCCGCGAGCGTGGGCATCACGTCGGGGAAATACCACAGATGATCGCTGACGCGGCCGGGTTTGATTTTGCCGGGCCAGCGGATGGCCATCGGAATGCGCAGGCCGCCTTCGTAGAGGTTGCCTTTGCCGCCGCGAAATTCCACACCGGTTTCCGGATGTTTATTGGCGCTGTGGAGGCCGCGCGGATGTTCTGATGTCTTGAAATAATTATTGCCGCCGTTGTCACCGCAGAAAAAGACGATGGTGTTTTCGTCGAGTTTTAATTCGTCCAGCAAATCGAGCACTTGGCCGACTTGGCGATCAATCATTCCTACCATTGCAGCGTATCGGCGGGCGGGCTCGGGCCAATCTTTGTCTTTGTAATCGGCCCATGCGGGATCGCTGTCGGGGATGTTAAATATTCCGTGTGGCGGAGTGATGGGAAGATAACAGAAAAACGGGTTGTCTTTATTGGCGCGAATGAATTTCAGCGATTCCTCAAAAATAACATAATGCGAATATTGCGTGCCGGTGCTGCCACCTTTGTTTCCGGGCAAGAGCACCTCTTTGCTGTTTCGGATAATGTAAGGGGGATAGTAACTGTGTGCGTGGACTTGGTCGTAGTACCCGAGAAACACATCAAAGCCATGTTGCTCCGGAACCCCAGTGGAGCCGCGTCCGCCGCAACCCCATTTGCCAAAACCGCCCGTGGCATAGCCGCCCGCTTTGAGAAGGCTGGCGATGGTTTGCTCCTCTGCTCGCATCGGCGTGCCACCGCCATTTACCCGGACAGAAGTGTGGCCACTGTGTTTGCCGGTCATCAATACGCACCGCGTGGGCGCGCACACGGAGGAGCCGGCAAGGGCCTGAGTGAACCACACCCCTTCCGCTGCAAGGCGGTCAATGCGTGGGGTCTTGATTGTTTTGCTCCCCATAAACGACGGCTCGTAGTAGCCGAGCTCGTCACACATAAGATAAACGATGTTGGGCTTGGGGGCCGCGTGAAGGGAGGGCAGCAATAACAGTGCGAAAATGGGGGCAAAGCGCATGGGCGTTTTTGGCACAGTGCGCTGCGCTTGGCAAGGAAGGTTAATCGTCCTTTGGAACCGGTTTGAAATCGGTTGATTCGCTTGAGAAACTGATGATATGTGGTGTCCACAACACCCGGCCTTCGATGCGAGAAGTTACGCGGTGATCGGCCCAGATTTCGGGGGTGAGGCGTTTTTGATAGGCGGTGAGTTTAAAAGAGTTCACCGTGGCTGCCAAACCGCCGATGATGTACAAAGGATTCGCCAGCACCACTTCGGCCTTAGCCATTTGGAACTCTTCTTGGTCGATCCAAATTTTAATGAGCACGTGCTTCAGCACTTCATTTGCCATTGTTTCTTTAAAGGGTTTTTCGGGGTCATGCAAAAACTGCAAAATATACGCGGGACGGTCAT harbors:
- a CDS encoding sulfatase-like hydrolase/transferase, with translation MRFAPIFALLLLPSLHAAPKPNIVYLMCDELGYYEPSFMGSKTIKTPRIDRLAAEGVWFTQALAGSSVCAPTRCVLMTGKHSGHTSVRVNGGGTPMRAEEQTIASLLKAGGYATGGFGKWGCGGRGSTGVPEQHGFDVFLGYYDQVHAHSYYPPYIIRNSKEVLLPGNKGGSTGTQYSHYVIFEESLKFIRANKDNPFFCYLPITPPHGIFNIPDSDPAWADYKDKDWPEPARRYAAMVGMIDRQVGQVLDLLDELKLDENTIVFFCGDNGGNNYFKTSEHPRGLHSANKHPETGVEFRGGKGNLYEGGLRIPMAIRWPGKIKPGRVSDHLWYFPDVMPTLAEITGTRAVKDTDGISILPELLGKKQPQHKYLYWELGNQTAVRMGDWKAVRPRPNSPWELYNLKQDISEAHNVAEANPKILAQIKTHAAEAHEPAVEGTFADRADHEKDRRAKYGSTRPPQRPGNAKWNSKELLPNKRFKIIHASSENAGNGKFARNTIDGDANTIWHTQFSPEIKKHPHELIIDLGQEHILTGFRILARQDTGWNGTIKEIEIAVSNDPKQFDAPTLKTKLKKTKSPQDLKCTETKGRFIRIRALSEINAGPWASIAEFGVKGK